One window from the genome of Chroococcidiopsis sp. TS-821 encodes:
- a CDS encoding GNAT family N-acetyltransferase: MTSMPPQNQSLVIRPVQYRDLDGIERLSAESFEAEQSSNAKNAMRSRSANKVQSHLSPLRRWFGLLKCLSLFPNPLQYRFCIYVAEQYRQVLGMIQVAPFNRTRSTWKVQQVAVDAKARAQGIGSQLLRYCFEAIGEARTWLLEVNVNDKEALALYRQNGFQTLAQMTYWEIEPSLLQELSAREPDLPNLLPVSNADAQLLYQLDTASMPPLVRQVFDREIQDFKTSLLGALIEGIRQWRSKTEVVSGYVFEPQRKAAIGYFQLRMCRTEQPHVATLTVHPAYTWLYPELLSQLARIVQDLPPQPLQLASADYQPEREEYLEQIGAKRIEHTLMMSRSVWHKIRESKFASLEGLQWPEVLQGLQPARKPVPGGMSWIPDTPSTLLKLKTNSQSHFANQFSASDATSASNQEEDSLQHQLDDEAEK, from the coding sequence TGAGTGCTGAATCCTTTGAAGCAGAACAATCAAGTAATGCCAAAAATGCAATGCGTTCGCGAAGCGCAAACAAGGTTCAGTCGCACTTAAGCCCGCTGCGTCGTTGGTTTGGACTGCTAAAGTGTTTAAGCCTTTTTCCTAACCCGCTACAGTATCGTTTTTGCATCTACGTAGCTGAGCAATACCGCCAAGTGCTAGGTATGATTCAAGTGGCACCTTTTAATCGTACTCGCAGTACGTGGAAAGTTCAGCAAGTTGCTGTCGATGCGAAAGCCCGCGCGCAAGGAATTGGTTCGCAACTTTTGCGCTACTGCTTTGAAGCAATTGGTGAAGCTCGCACGTGGTTATTAGAAGTTAATGTTAACGACAAAGAAGCCTTAGCGCTTTATCGTCAGAACGGGTTTCAGACCTTGGCACAGATGACATACTGGGAAATCGAGCCAAGCTTATTACAAGAATTATCCGCACGAGAACCTGATTTACCAAACCTACTGCCTGTAAGTAATGCAGACGCACAGTTGCTCTACCAACTAGATACTGCATCAATGCCACCTTTAGTCCGTCAAGTGTTTGACCGCGAGATTCAAGACTTTAAAACAAGTCTTCTTGGCGCACTCATCGAAGGAATAAGACAATGGCGCAGTAAAACTGAGGTTGTGAGCGGCTATGTGTTTGAACCGCAGCGGAAAGCAGCAATCGGTTATTTTCAATTACGCATGTGTCGCACCGAACAACCGCACGTTGCAACTTTAACGGTACACCCTGCGTATACTTGGCTGTATCCAGAGTTGTTGTCTCAACTAGCACGGATTGTTCAAGACCTACCACCCCAACCTCTACAACTAGCTTCGGCGGATTATCAACCAGAACGCGAAGAATATCTAGAGCAAATTGGAGCTAAGCGGATAGAACATACACTAATGATGTCACGCTCGGTTTGGCACAAAATCCGCGAGTCTAAATTCGCTTCTTTAGAAGGTCTGCAATGGCCAGAAGTCCTTCAAGGTTTACAGCCAGCGCGTAAACCCGTACCTGGTGGCATGTCTTGGATACCAGATACTCCATCTACCTTATTAAAGCTCAAGACGAATTCCCAATCGCATTTTGCTAATCAATTTAGTGCGTCAGACGCAACTTCTGCAAGTAATCAAGAGGAAGATTCGTTGCAACATCAGCTAGACGACGAGGCAGAAAAGTAA
- the ruvX gene encoding Holliday junction resolvase RuvX: MSEVSHLQVTSNHHAHSVTENLSKQRFISALGLDIGRKRIGVAGCDGTGLIASGLTTIERKSFAADLAQLKLLVQERRVQVLVVGLPYSMDGSLGKQAQEVQKLASRYARALQLPLEYVDERLTSFQAEQLLQAQNLSPSRNKGLVDRKAAALILQQWLDERRTQLRA, from the coding sequence ATGTCAGAAGTTAGCCATCTACAAGTCACTAGCAATCATCATGCTCATAGCGTGACGGAAAATCTAAGCAAACAGCGCTTTATCTCAGCATTAGGCTTAGATATCGGTCGCAAGCGGATTGGCGTTGCTGGATGTGATGGAACGGGTTTGATTGCTTCAGGACTCACAACTATCGAGCGCAAATCTTTTGCTGCGGACTTGGCACAACTCAAGTTGCTTGTTCAAGAACGCCGCGTTCAAGTGTTAGTTGTTGGTCTACCTTATTCGATGGATGGCTCGTTAGGTAAGCAAGCACAAGAAGTACAGAAATTAGCAAGTAGATATGCTCGCGCTTTACAATTGCCGTTGGAATATGTCGATGAGCGATTGACTTCGTTTCAAGCCGAACAATTACTCCAAGCACAAAATCTTTCTCCATCACGTAATAAAGGACTTGTCGATCGCAAAGCAGCAGCTTTGATTTTGCAGCAATGGTTAGATGAACGCCGCACGCAGCTAAGGGCGTAG